The following are encoded in a window of uncultured Sphaerochaeta sp. genomic DNA:
- a CDS encoding diguanylate cyclase codes for MQENYLKSELYELVKTDTSIFEFIQSWSLDGIWYWDLEHMENEWMSPKFWETLGYDPAEKEHLASEWQDIINPEDLALAKENISKHLADPNHPYDQIVRYTHKNGSTVWIRCRGLAIRDKNGKPLRMLGAHTDITTLKQTELELSRLSEEYGKVFNGTQDAMFLMSVSKEGEFRFIRNNLAHQSKTGITLKHIRGKTPQELLGKEMGDLVASNYQKCVIAKHSVTYEEELPLPEGTRFWLTTLTPIMREGRVAFLVGSATDMTKRKTLELQLQQYANYDTLTGLPNRRVFYERLEQLVRERAEESSSIALLYIDLDGFKEINDTYGHEAGDDVLIIIGNRLVKFISGSNFVARLGGDEFALVLAEAEEREGVEKLAATIHGSLQEPMTTKGGTYQVGASIGIALYPESCSDSETLVRNADMAMYEVKKNGKGGVRVYQLAKGS; via the coding sequence ATGCAAGAGAATTACCTTAAGAGCGAGTTATACGAATTGGTCAAGACAGATACGAGTATTTTTGAGTTCATTCAATCATGGTCCCTGGATGGTATCTGGTACTGGGATCTGGAACATATGGAAAATGAATGGATGAGCCCCAAGTTCTGGGAAACCCTTGGCTATGACCCTGCAGAGAAGGAGCACCTTGCTTCTGAATGGCAGGACATCATCAACCCAGAGGACTTGGCACTGGCGAAAGAGAACATTTCAAAACACCTCGCTGACCCCAATCATCCCTATGACCAGATTGTACGCTACACCCATAAAAATGGCTCCACAGTCTGGATCCGCTGCAGGGGGCTTGCAATCAGGGATAAAAACGGAAAGCCCTTGAGAATGCTCGGTGCCCATACGGACATAACCACCCTGAAGCAGACCGAACTGGAGCTCTCTCGCTTGAGTGAAGAGTATGGAAAAGTGTTCAATGGTACGCAGGACGCCATGTTCCTCATGAGTGTCAGCAAAGAGGGTGAATTCCGATTCATACGCAATAACCTTGCCCACCAGAGCAAGACCGGTATCACGTTGAAGCATATACGAGGGAAGACTCCACAAGAACTCTTAGGCAAGGAGATGGGAGACCTTGTTGCAAGCAACTACCAGAAGTGTGTTATTGCCAAGCATTCAGTTACTTATGAGGAAGAACTCCCCTTACCAGAAGGAACGCGTTTCTGGTTGACCACTCTGACCCCCATTATGCGAGAAGGACGCGTTGCCTTTTTGGTTGGTTCAGCAACCGACATGACCAAACGTAAGACGCTGGAACTTCAGCTACAGCAATACGCCAACTACGATACACTGACAGGGCTACCCAATCGAAGGGTGTTCTATGAACGGCTGGAACAGTTGGTAAGAGAGCGAGCAGAGGAAAGCTCCTCCATTGCCCTACTCTACATCGACCTGGATGGGTTCAAGGAGATAAACGACACCTACGGCCATGAGGCCGGGGATGATGTCCTCATCATCATAGGGAATCGTTTGGTGAAGTTCATTAGTGGCTCCAATTTTGTCGCTCGCCTCGGTGGTGATGAGTTTGCCCTGGTTCTGGCAGAGGCAGAAGAGAGAGAAGGTGTGGAGAAACTTGCAGCAACCATCCATGGATCGCTGCAGGAGCCGATGACTACCAAAGGCGGAACCTATCAGGTAGGAGCAAGCATTGGGATTGCCCTCTACCCTGAGAGTTGCAGCGACAGTGAGACCTTGGTACGAAATGCCGATATGGCCATGTACGAGGTGAAGAAAAACGGCAAAGGCGGGGTAAGGGTATATCAACTGGCAAAAGGTAGTTGA
- a CDS encoding EAL domain-containing protein: MMFTPTILHDTGPRTLLLVNLSPIHNLTLHHGFSYAEQILSEVTLKLQALACKQIQTTIMFTRYHLFYVREQSPKFYHELTTCLDQVLSREGIGWGIGLVEFEEIQEEELEELFRNVLVASETALETESKFCFFTQEMQKQDKRRNTILAELFAAIQEQAMEKIHLQYQPIASLETNEISELEVLCRFQSDTYGIVWPDEFIPLSEMSRQIIPLGTMIFQKAFTFCKVLKERVTDSLRLSINVSVVQLLYPDFLSNLYSLMDLYEVDPSSLVLEITESCIIPNYHAMNALFSDIQSHGITLAVDDFGTGYSSLAHEEQLSLEVLKIDKIFIDALSSLPEERALVQDIISMGHRLGRTIIAEGVETAEQRERLQCYGCDKIQGYLVSRPLDADEILQFLAEKDLVTENVG, encoded by the coding sequence ATGATGTTCACCCCAACCATCCTGCATGACACAGGTCCCCGCACCTTGCTCCTTGTCAATCTCAGCCCCATTCACAACCTTACCCTCCACCATGGATTCTCCTATGCCGAGCAGATACTCAGCGAGGTGACTCTCAAACTGCAAGCACTGGCTTGCAAACAGATTCAAACAACCATCATGTTTACTCGGTATCATCTGTTCTATGTCCGGGAACAATCACCTAAATTCTATCATGAGCTTACCACATGCTTGGACCAGGTCCTCTCACGAGAGGGCATTGGCTGGGGAATAGGTTTGGTGGAATTTGAAGAGATCCAAGAGGAAGAACTTGAAGAGCTCTTCAGAAACGTCCTCGTAGCCTCAGAGACTGCCTTGGAAACAGAAAGCAAATTCTGCTTCTTTACCCAAGAGATGCAGAAGCAAGATAAGCGAAGAAACACTATTCTTGCAGAACTCTTTGCTGCAATACAGGAACAGGCGATGGAGAAAATACATCTTCAATATCAACCCATTGCCTCCCTGGAAACAAACGAGATCAGTGAACTGGAGGTGCTCTGCAGGTTCCAAAGCGATACGTATGGAATTGTATGGCCGGATGAGTTCATTCCCCTCTCTGAGATGAGTCGCCAGATCATCCCCCTGGGAACCATGATATTCCAAAAAGCATTCACATTCTGCAAGGTTCTCAAGGAGCGTGTGACGGACTCTCTTCGGCTTTCGATCAATGTATCAGTCGTTCAGCTCCTCTATCCTGACTTTCTCTCCAACCTCTATTCGCTGATGGACTTGTATGAAGTAGACCCTTCCTCACTCGTACTGGAGATTACCGAGTCATGCATTATCCCCAACTACCATGCGATGAATGCTTTGTTTTCCGATATCCAGAGCCATGGCATCACCCTGGCAGTAGATGACTTTGGGACAGGATACTCATCACTGGCTCATGAGGAGCAACTCTCCCTTGAAGTACTCAAGATTGATAAAATCTTTATCGATGCACTCTCTTCTCTCCCAGAGGAGCGGGCATTGGTACAGGACATCATCTCCATGGGTCATAGACTTGGACGTACAATTATTGCAGAGGGAGTAGAGACTGCTGAACAGCGAGAACGACTCCAATGCTATGGATGCGACAAGATTCAGGGCTATCTTGTCAGCAGACCACTGGATGCAGATGAAATACTGCAGTTCCTTGCGGAAAAAGATCTAGTTACCGAGAATGTCGGCTAG
- a CDS encoding GGDEF domain-containing protein produces MWFLLFSMSFKRKLIFLLLCSVTAAVAPVAYYVYEETKEILIQETQEKAIDITATISAFLTEEIEWYRRLSETETLVPGSELEAYYLKSNEIFRKIKEHTDVAFVFTGAYVDEKTNRYILDGEDPASEWFSPFGSTDPLNPREKEVYLTGKSLASEIEEDPIWGRYLTGYSAIIDHRDNTLVGWVGVDYESSAIQSRYARVSWILGICFALFIVTTSAVLYFIILFIHNHIHKDYLTKLENSRSFSRYLAHLIKQKIPFFLFMLDVDKFKAINDTFGHAVGDAVLSQIAQRLDETTQLAGKCFRYGGDEFTILYPTSSLAKAELLKEEIQAEIETITLPELRGTHLAISVGLAAWQEGMSAEELLRKADKELYRDKMR; encoded by the coding sequence ATGTGGTTTCTGCTCTTTTCCATGTCCTTCAAACGCAAACTAATCTTTCTTCTCCTCTGCTCGGTGACTGCTGCAGTCGCTCCGGTTGCTTATTATGTGTATGAGGAGACCAAGGAAATACTGATCCAGGAAACACAGGAAAAGGCCATTGATATTACTGCTACCATCTCAGCCTTTCTCACTGAGGAGATCGAATGGTATCGAAGACTCTCTGAAACTGAAACACTTGTTCCTGGAAGTGAGTTGGAAGCGTATTACCTGAAGAGTAATGAAATCTTCCGGAAGATAAAGGAACACACTGATGTCGCCTTTGTCTTCACCGGTGCATATGTAGATGAAAAGACCAATCGTTATATCCTGGACGGGGAGGACCCCGCTAGCGAGTGGTTCTCGCCTTTCGGCAGTACTGACCCACTGAATCCCCGTGAAAAGGAAGTGTATCTCACAGGCAAGTCACTCGCCAGTGAGATTGAGGAAGACCCCATCTGGGGGAGGTATCTCACTGGCTACAGTGCGATCATCGACCATCGTGACAACACACTGGTGGGATGGGTCGGCGTAGATTATGAGTCTTCGGCCATCCAGAGTCGATATGCACGAGTGTCTTGGATACTGGGCATCTGCTTTGCACTGTTTATCGTCACCACCTCAGCGGTGTTATATTTCATCATTTTATTCATCCATAACCACATCCACAAGGACTATCTGACCAAACTGGAAAACAGCAGGTCCTTCTCACGGTATCTCGCTCATCTGATCAAGCAGAAGATCCCATTCTTTCTCTTCATGCTGGATGTAGACAAGTTCAAGGCGATCAACGACACGTTTGGTCATGCGGTTGGTGATGCCGTACTCTCCCAGATTGCACAACGACTGGATGAGACAACCCAGCTTGCAGGCAAGTGTTTCCGCTACGGAGGAGACGAGTTCACCATCCTCTACCCCACCAGTTCCCTTGCCAAGGCTGAACTTCTGAAAGAGGAAATCCAAGCAGAGATTGAAACGATTACCTTACCAGAACTACGAGGCACACACCTTGCAATAAGCGTAGGGCTTGCTGCTTGGCAGGAAGGCATGAGCGCAGAAGAACTGCTTCGCAAAGCTGACAAGGAACTCTATAGGGATAAGATGCGATAG
- a CDS encoding Fic family protein: MHIHVFDHRLAGYAYLIEKLEIVGIPNWHRSTVSATGTQSISIRDGFVDEVFRTQYWPGETIGEHLEFALKYDGVNLALLAKIFEEVPPGVLTEYIRSKPTGKYARRIWFFYEFLTENLLPINDMTTGNYVDALESRDYYTVEKGERSPRHRIVNNLLGTRAFCPVVRKTKKLSELDSAALKKRCEEIVTAYPPGLLRRALSYLYNKETKSSFEIERVKSNASRIEKFIASLELAEKEDFCDKERLIELQNRIVDPRFRDSDYRVKQNYVGQSVAYQKEIIHYICPRPDDLPSLMEGLLASHTRMKTGGVPPVIHAAVIAYGFVFLHPFEDGNGRIHRFLLHNILSIQNLVPRGLMFPISAVMLKNPEAYDRSLEAFSRPLLQVIDYRLDEMGRMTVENESVVWYSFMDLTVQAEALSAFILKTIEEELVQELNFLANYDATKKAIQDIIDMPDRLIDLFIQLCLQGNGKLSARKRAAHFDFLSDEELVAMEQAVQEAQGSSYAQQEMQGS, from the coding sequence ATGCATATACATGTTTTTGACCATCGATTGGCAGGGTACGCATATCTTATTGAGAAACTTGAAATCGTAGGTATACCTAACTGGCATAGATCGACAGTCTCCGCTACAGGTACACAATCCATCAGTATACGGGACGGGTTTGTTGATGAGGTTTTCAGAACCCAATACTGGCCCGGAGAAACAATTGGAGAACATCTTGAGTTTGCACTGAAATACGACGGGGTGAATCTGGCCTTGCTGGCAAAAATCTTCGAAGAGGTGCCACCTGGGGTGCTCACTGAGTACATCAGGTCCAAACCAACCGGGAAATATGCCCGAAGGATTTGGTTCTTCTATGAGTTTCTAACGGAAAATCTGTTGCCTATCAACGACATGACCACCGGCAACTATGTTGATGCCTTGGAAAGCAGAGACTATTACACCGTAGAGAAAGGGGAGAGGTCACCACGTCACCGTATTGTGAACAACCTCCTTGGTACTAGAGCCTTTTGCCCTGTCGTCAGGAAAACGAAGAAGCTTTCAGAATTGGATTCTGCAGCACTGAAAAAGCGGTGTGAGGAAATTGTTACGGCGTATCCTCCCGGGCTTCTCCGCAGGGCACTGAGCTACCTCTATAACAAAGAGACTAAATCTTCCTTTGAGATTGAGCGCGTCAAGAGCAATGCCTCCCGTATAGAGAAATTCATTGCATCTCTGGAACTTGCTGAAAAAGAAGATTTCTGTGATAAGGAACGTCTGATTGAGCTTCAGAACCGCATTGTTGACCCGCGATTCAGAGACAGTGACTATCGGGTGAAACAAAACTATGTTGGGCAGTCAGTTGCTTATCAGAAGGAGATAATCCACTATATCTGCCCAAGACCTGATGATCTGCCAAGTTTGATGGAGGGTTTGCTTGCTTCCCATACCAGGATGAAAACAGGAGGAGTCCCTCCTGTTATCCATGCTGCAGTGATCGCCTATGGTTTTGTGTTTCTGCACCCGTTTGAGGATGGAAATGGCAGAATACATCGTTTTCTATTACACAATATTCTTTCTATACAGAACCTAGTGCCGCGTGGACTCATGTTCCCCATTTCAGCGGTCATGCTTAAGAATCCAGAAGCGTATGATCGATCGTTGGAAGCTTTTTCCAGGCCACTTCTTCAGGTCATCGACTATCGACTCGATGAAATGGGGAGGATGACAGTGGAGAATGAGAGTGTTGTTTGGTACTCTTTTATGGATTTGACCGTCCAAGCAGAAGCCTTATCGGCGTTTATTCTCAAGACGATTGAAGAAGAGCTTGTGCAAGAGCTCAATTTCCTTGCCAACTATGATGCTACTAAAAAGGCGATTCAGGATATTATTGATATGCCTGACCGTCTGATCGATCTATTCATTCAGTTGTGTCTGCAGGGTAATGGTAAGCTGTCCGCAAGAAAGAGAGCAGCGCATTTTGACTTTCTCAGTGATGAAGAGCTTGTAGCCATGGAGCAGGCAGTACAAGAGGCACAGGGGAGTTCATACGCTCAGCAGGAAATGCAGGGATCATAA